Proteins from one Parasteatoda tepidariorum isolate YZ-2023 chromosome 4, CAS_Ptep_4.0, whole genome shotgun sequence genomic window:
- the LOC107436443 gene encoding serine/arginine repetitive matrix protein 1-like yields the protein MIEQKTHGQETPEQVRKEREERERAERRRTTQVAYAQEERRRAREFQQQRDREEKKKRNEEKRRIFTEASTLATSLANESMVQLASRFVDRISQGLSFNEARSQLDADIQERSGELQRSILESLNRSFPIEEEKEIVQHSSPPPPLSPPPPQPQTPPPVAVAVPPVAVPPVAVAVPPVAVAVPPVAVAVPPVAVAVPPVAVAVPPAAASSVPPAVPQQPQPPGAQRRRRGNPGRRGTELQLLLDAGKNYLGVNQPPLSRLRNQRHPNPKTSVIPIQRPASSQSKDQRHPNPKTSVIPIQRPASSQSKDQRHPNPKTSVIPIQRPASSQSKDQRHPNPKTSVIPIQRPASSQSKDQRHPNPKTSVIPIQRPASSQSKDQRHPNPKTSVIPIQRPASSQSKDQRHPNPKTSVIPIQRPASSQSKDQRHPNPKTSVIPIQRPASSQSKDQRHPNPKTSVIPIQRPASSQSKDQRHPNPKTSVIPIPRPASSRSQDQRHPNPKTSVIPIQRDQRHPNPKRPASSQSKETSVIPIQRDQRHPNPKRPASSQSKETSVIPIQRDQRHPNPKRPASSQSKETSVIPIQRDQRHPNPKRPASSQSKETSVIPIQRDQRHPNPKRPASSQSKETSVIPIQRDQRHPNPKRPASSQSKETSVIPIQRDQRHPNPKRPASSQSKDHASSQSKDPATSK from the exons ATGATTGAACA GAAGACGCATGGCCAGGAAACACCTGAACAA GTCAGGAAAGAGAgagaagagagagagagagcagaGAGAAGAAGGACGACTCAAGTGGCCTATGCTCAGGAAGAAAGACGAAGAGCAAGGGAGTTTCAACAGCAAAGGGATCGGGAAGAGAAAAAGAAGAGGAACGAAGAGAAGAGGAGAATATTTACCGAGGCTAGCACGCTGGCTACCTCCCTTGCCAATGAGTCAATGGTTCAGCTGGCGTCAAGATTTGTTGACAGGATATCGCAGGGCTTATCTTTTAATGAAGCCCGAAGTCAGCTGGACGCGGACATCCAGGAGAGAAGTGGGGAACTGCAAAGATCCATACTGGAATCATTAAACAGGTCATTTCCCATTgaagaagagaaagaaatagTACAGCATTCAAGTCCACCACCCCCTCTTTCTCCGCCACCCCCTCAACCGCAGACACCACCCCCAGTTGCAGTTGCTGTGCCACCAGTTGCAGTGCCACCAGTTGCAGTTGCAGTGCCACCAGTTGCAGTTGCAGTGCCACCAGTTGCAGTTGCCGTGCCACCAGTTGCAGTTGCCGTGCCACCAGTTGCAGTTGCAGTGCCACCAGCTGCAGCGTCATCAGTTCCTCCAGCTGTGCCTCAACAGCCTCAGCCACCTGGTGCGCAACGAAGGAGAAGAGGTAATCCTGGAAGAAGGGGTACTGAGTTACAGCTCCTACTAGACGCAGGCAAAAACTACTTGGGAGTAAATCAACCCCCCCTCAGTAGACTTAGAA ACCAGCGTCATCCCAATCCAAAGACCAGCGTCATCCCAATCCAAAGACCAGCGTCATCCCAATCCAAAGACCAGCGTCATCCCAATCCAAAGACCAGCGTCATCCCAATCCAAAGACCAGCGTCATCCCAATCCAAAGACCAGCGTCATCCCAATCCAAAGACCAGCGTCATCCCAATCCAAAGACCAGCGTCATCCCAATCCAAAGACCAGCGTCATCCCAATCCAAAGACCAGCGTCATCCCAATCCAAAGACCAGCGTCATCCCAATCCAAAGACCAGCGTCATCCCAATCCAAAGACCAGCGTCATCCCAATCCAAAGACCAGCGTCATCCCAATCCAAAGACCAGCGTCATCCCAATCCAAAGACCAGCGTCATCCCAATCCAAAGACCAGCGTCATCCCAATCCAAAGACCAGCGTCATCCCAATCCAAAGACCAGCGTCATCCCAATCCAAAGACCAGCGTCATCCCAATCCAAAGACCAGCGTCATCCCAATCCAAAGACCAGCGTCATCCCAATCCAAAGACCAGCGTCATCCCAATCCAAAGACCAGCGTCATCCCAATCCAAAGACCAGCGTCATCCCAATCCAAAGACCAGCGTCATCCCAATCCAAAGACCAGCGTCATCCCAATCCAAAGACCAGCGTCATCCCGATCCCAAGACCAGCGTCATCCCGATCCCAAGACCAGCGTCATCCCAATCCAAAGACCAGCGTCATCCCAATCCAAAGAGACCAGCGTCATCCCAATCCAAAGAGACCAGCGTCATCCCAATCCAAAGAGACCAGCGTCATCCCAATCCAAAGAGACCAGCGTCATCCCAATCCAAAGAGACCAGCGTCATCCCAATCCAAAGAGACCAGCGTCATCCCAATCCAAAGAGACCAGCGTCATCCCAATCCAAAGAGACCAGCGTCATCCCAATCCAAAGAGACCAGCGTCATCCCAATCCAAAGAGACCAGCGTCATCCCAATCCAAAGAGACCAGCGTCATCCCAATCCAAAGAGACCAGCGTCATCCCAATCCAAAGAGACCAGCGTCATCCCAATCCAAAGAGACCAGCGTCATCCCAATCCAAAGAGACCAGCGTCATCCCAATCCAAAGAGACCAGCGTCATCCCAATCCAAAGAGACCAGCGTCATCCCAATCCAAAGAGACCAGCGTCATCCCAATCCAAAGAGACCAGCGTCATCCCAATCCAAAGAGACCAGCGTCATCCCAATCCAAAGACCATGCGTCATCCCAATCCAAAGACCCTGCTACTTCTAAGTAA